A single genomic interval of Devosia oryziradicis harbors:
- a CDS encoding GNAT family N-acetyltransferase produces the protein MTITCAQETGLTAEEYIACVGQSALGPTRPLGNTERVQAYIDNSNLVITARDQGGRLVGLFRGMTDWSWICYCADMAVVESSQGQGIGARLMDKASEILGPGCTITLLALPGAEGFYQKIGLTQTSAAFYRDRTHRT, from the coding sequence ATGACCATCACCTGCGCCCAGGAAACCGGCCTCACCGCCGAGGAATACATTGCCTGCGTCGGCCAGTCCGCGCTGGGTCCGACCCGTCCGCTCGGCAATACCGAGCGGGTGCAGGCCTATATCGACAATTCCAACCTGGTGATCACCGCGCGTGACCAGGGCGGCCGGCTGGTTGGCCTGTTCCGCGGCATGACCGACTGGAGCTGGATCTGCTACTGCGCCGATATGGCCGTGGTGGAGTCCAGCCAGGGCCAGGGGATCGGTGCCCGCCTGATGGACAAGGCGAGCGAAATCCTCGGACCGGGCTGCACCATCACCCTGCTCGCCCTGCCCGGTGCCGAAGGCTTCTACCAGAAGATCGGGCTGACCCAGACCAGCGCCGCCTTCTATCGGGACAGGACACATCGCACGTGA